A single window of Clostridia bacterium DNA harbors:
- a CDS encoding MBL fold metallo-hydrolase: MQIRFLGGAREVGASCVLVTTAAGRNILLDCGVRVNEEGTGMLPNLEPLNDVTIDSIIISHAHLDHCGALPVVAKLSPGTWVHATNATRDIAKVMLYDAIKVAEFREGLSLYDDSDAERALDATMTHGYGASFEAAPGVQAMFLPAGHILGAAAVLLQMDEGTLLYTGDFTTFEQETVGMQKFSHGLRRGVDVVITEATYGSRLHAPRVQEVQRLLDAIGAAAENGGRTLIPAFALGRAQEIILALRNYIRRTKKKIPVYVDGLIRNVNLVFERNPNYLAERYKREVLRGDDLFYTNGIEAIDSKAKRDKILASNGPWVAIASSGMLTGGVSPIYAERIVQDSGNLLAIVGYQDEESPGRKLLDLAAKPEVDRKVVLNGSERQVKCKVEGFGLSAHADSFGIVASVKALQPRLVLVNHGSDESLSALAESLADQMPEARVEIAAVGQAHEYAPSQSTGAGRSDGPQLGVPSASRRYSLNPHVQEIALDREDHLDPTELWRHLLANGVGGTAVTVGDLLTVWHGRRELGDDEKQQFRQAVRDDRRFMPAAGNPNLVHVLTEAEYTDAVTPHPMEQNAARSLVQERLGRCGLQRLGFGSDGTITLYFPTPEYAKRCADIIERIRDETVRKVDVAQTVNAEFIKAKLRSELAAGFGFSLERDPSFQGDVVTVRLPESCDGDPRSGLTLEDYIAAFEDETGLKLIFRSDGTLQDAQSALGAAGAASAAADDVTVTVAASAAVAAPITGNFPRLEQNVAKGAVEEAFASRPHRPKVGIYREEGVLALSFVSPQVGHRYDGLLQELERTTGWRLQVQASVRVNELAEAARSLLRARGMGDMKVGVFEGYAEARSSVHIDDDTASALNEEYRRQTGFELRFRRV; the protein is encoded by the coding sequence ATGCAGATACGGTTCCTGGGGGGCGCACGGGAAGTCGGCGCCTCGTGTGTGCTTGTGACGACTGCTGCGGGGCGCAACATACTCCTGGACTGCGGTGTTAGGGTGAACGAGGAAGGCACGGGGATGCTCCCGAACCTAGAGCCCTTAAACGACGTGACCATCGACTCCATAATCATCTCCCACGCGCACCTCGACCACTGCGGCGCTCTGCCCGTGGTCGCGAAGCTGTCGCCCGGAACCTGGGTGCATGCAACGAACGCCACGCGCGACATCGCCAAGGTGATGCTGTACGATGCGATCAAGGTGGCGGAGTTCAGGGAGGGGCTAAGCCTCTACGATGACAGCGACGCGGAGCGAGCCCTCGATGCCACAATGACCCATGGATACGGCGCTTCATTTGAAGCCGCTCCTGGAGTGCAGGCCATGTTTCTGCCGGCCGGGCACATACTAGGGGCTGCGGCGGTGCTGCTCCAGATGGATGAAGGGACTCTCCTGTACACTGGCGACTTCACCACGTTCGAACAGGAGACCGTGGGGATGCAGAAGTTCAGCCATGGTCTGCGGCGGGGCGTGGATGTCGTGATCACCGAGGCTACGTACGGATCGCGGTTACATGCGCCGAGGGTGCAGGAGGTTCAGAGGCTACTGGATGCGATAGGCGCTGCAGCCGAAAACGGCGGTCGCACCCTGATTCCCGCCTTCGCACTTGGGCGCGCTCAGGAGATCATCCTTGCCCTCCGCAATTACATCCGCAGGACGAAGAAGAAGATCCCCGTGTACGTCGATGGGCTGATCAGGAATGTGAACCTCGTATTTGAGCGGAATCCGAACTATCTCGCCGAGAGGTACAAGAGGGAAGTCCTCCGAGGGGATGATCTGTTCTACACAAATGGCATCGAGGCTATCGACAGCAAAGCCAAGCGCGACAAGATCCTAGCGTCAAATGGACCGTGGGTCGCCATCGCAAGCTCGGGCATGCTCACCGGAGGCGTGTCGCCCATCTACGCCGAGAGAATCGTGCAGGATTCCGGAAACCTTCTTGCCATAGTGGGCTACCAGGATGAGGAGTCGCCAGGACGGAAGCTCCTAGATCTTGCTGCTAAGCCCGAGGTGGATCGGAAGGTGGTGCTGAACGGTTCGGAGCGCCAAGTGAAGTGCAAAGTGGAGGGCTTCGGGCTGTCGGCCCACGCGGATTCGTTCGGGATAGTCGCATCAGTGAAAGCCTTGCAGCCACGATTGGTTCTGGTAAATCATGGGAGCGACGAATCGCTCTCGGCCCTCGCGGAATCCCTTGCGGATCAAATGCCAGAGGCGCGAGTTGAGATCGCAGCGGTTGGGCAGGCGCACGAGTATGCTCCTTCCCAATCGACAGGTGCGGGCAGGTCGGATGGGCCGCAACTAGGCGTGCCGAGCGCCTCGAGAAGATACTCGCTGAACCCGCATGTGCAGGAGATTGCTCTTGATAGGGAGGACCATCTTGATCCAACAGAGCTTTGGCGTCATCTTCTGGCCAACGGAGTGGGCGGAACGGCAGTGACGGTTGGGGACCTGCTCACTGTATGGCATGGCCGGCGCGAACTGGGCGACGACGAGAAGCAGCAGTTCCGACAGGCAGTGCGCGATGATCGGCGCTTCATGCCCGCCGCTGGCAATCCCAACTTGGTGCACGTGCTCACAGAGGCTGAGTACACTGATGCGGTCACGCCTCACCCCATGGAGCAGAACGCCGCCAGGTCCCTAGTGCAGGAACGGCTTGGCCGATGCGGCTTGCAGAGGCTGGGGTTCGGAAGCGATGGGACGATCACTCTCTACTTTCCCACCCCGGAGTACGCGAAGCGATGCGCCGATATCATTGAGCGTATCCGGGACGAGACCGTCAGGAAGGTGGATGTGGCCCAGACTGTCAACGCTGAGTTCATCAAAGCGAAGCTGAGATCGGAACTTGCCGCTGGTTTTGGCTTTTCGCTTGAACGGGACCCTTCCTTCCAGGGCGACGTGGTTACGGTCAGATTGCCCGAGTCATGCGACGGCGACCCTCGAAGCGGGCTCACCCTGGAGGACTACATAGCGGCCTTCGAGGACGAAACAGGGCTCAAGCTGATATTCAGGAGCGATGGAACGCTCCAGGATGCCCAGTCGGCTCTGGGCGCGGCAGGCGCGGCAAGCGCGGCAGCCGATGATGTGACGGTGACGGTCGCGGCGTCGGCTGCGGTGGCCGCACCGATCACTGGCAACTTCCCGAGGCTCGAACAGAATGTGGCCAAGGGTGCGGTTGAGGAGGCCTTCGCGAGCCGGCCTCACAGGCCCAAGGTGGGAATATACCGCGAGGAAGGTGTCCTGGCGCTATCGTTTGTCAGCCCGCAGGTGGGGCATAGGTACGACGGCCTTCTACAGGAACTTGAGCGGACCACCGGTTGGCGCCTGCAGGTGCAGGCGAGTGTGAGGGTGAACGAACTGGCCGAGGCGGCAAGGAGCCTGCTGCGCGCTCGGGGGATGGGCGATATGAAAGTTGGAGTATTCGAGGGGTACGCAGAGGCCAGGAGCTCTGTGCATATCGACGACGACACGGCCTCGGCGCTCAATGAGGAATACCGGCGGCAGACAGGATTCGAGCTGCGGTTCAGAAGGGTCTGA
- a CDS encoding TldD/PmbA family protein: MLDLLRKVLAGSSGYVEIRRHKRVQTAVDARNGALFRVERKTQAGAGVRCLVDGCWGFVSTTEVTEDGLRKAISEAQEAARAGSLLRREKAVLAPAKLAKGDLEYYNSVGQPGIAEIIGVVMDTERRMRERSPLVVGSIVRYNQYEDEKYIAASDGAAVHIRDNKPSFHISATCARDGKLEMATETCGVTGSWKDLIRKASPEALADKAVELAVGKLDAGYAPGGLYTVILDPMLVGVLSHEAIGHTVEADFVLSGSAARGKIGQKVASELVTMVDDGTLAGASGMVLADDEGVAGQPTVIIDKGILREYLHDRETAASFGAEPRGNSRAFTYRDQPIIRMTNTFIQSGSGNLDQMIAEIDHGLLLKGLGQGGQADSTAEFMFGVAEAYKISHGKVGQMVKGISISGQAFEVLQSVDAVSSDFEMAMGAGHCGKWQPAKVDAGGPYLRCRVTIGGQHE; encoded by the coding sequence ATGCTCGACCTTCTCAGAAAGGTGCTTGCCGGGAGTTCCGGCTATGTCGAGATCCGGCGCCACAAGCGGGTGCAGACGGCCGTCGATGCCAGGAATGGCGCCCTTTTTCGTGTGGAACGGAAGACCCAGGCCGGAGCTGGGGTGAGATGCCTGGTGGATGGCTGCTGGGGATTTGTGTCTACTACCGAGGTCACCGAGGATGGGCTTCGGAAGGCGATCTCAGAGGCTCAGGAGGCAGCGCGAGCGGGGTCACTGCTCAGGCGCGAAAAGGCCGTCCTGGCCCCTGCCAAGCTTGCCAAGGGGGATCTGGAATATTACAACTCGGTGGGCCAGCCAGGGATCGCGGAGATCATCGGAGTCGTGATGGATACGGAGAGGCGGATGCGCGAACGCTCGCCGTTGGTTGTTGGGAGCATTGTGAGGTACAACCAGTATGAAGACGAGAAGTACATCGCCGCCTCGGACGGGGCGGCCGTTCATATTCGCGACAACAAGCCCAGCTTCCATATTTCGGCCACTTGTGCCCGCGATGGTAAGCTGGAGATGGCCACCGAGACGTGTGGGGTTACCGGTTCGTGGAAAGACCTGATCCGGAAGGCAAGCCCCGAGGCGCTCGCGGATAAGGCGGTGGAGCTTGCAGTTGGCAAGCTCGATGCCGGTTACGCGCCTGGCGGCCTGTACACTGTGATCCTAGACCCGATGCTCGTGGGCGTGTTGTCCCATGAGGCCATAGGCCACACTGTTGAGGCGGATTTCGTGCTCAGCGGCTCGGCGGCTCGAGGGAAGATCGGCCAGAAGGTCGCTTCGGAGCTGGTCACCATGGTTGACGATGGCACTCTGGCTGGGGCGTCCGGCATGGTTCTGGCTGACGACGAGGGCGTGGCTGGTCAGCCCACTGTCATAATCGATAAGGGCATCCTCAGGGAGTATCTGCACGACCGTGAGACGGCCGCTTCCTTCGGCGCGGAGCCTCGCGGGAACTCCCGAGCCTTCACCTATCGAGATCAGCCCATTATCAGGATGACGAACACCTTCATACAGAGCGGATCAGGGAACCTGGATCAGATGATAGCCGAGATAGACCATGGGCTCCTTCTCAAGGGACTGGGCCAGGGCGGACAGGCCGATTCGACGGCGGAGTTCATGTTCGGCGTGGCCGAGGCCTACAAGATCAGCCACGGCAAGGTCGGGCAGATGGTCAAGGGGATAAGCATCTCTGGCCAGGCGTTCGAAGTGCTGCAGAGCGTGGATGCGGTCTCGTCCGATTTCGAGATGGCCATGGGCGCCGGACACTGCGGGAAGTGGCAGCCTGCCAAGGTCGATGCCGGCGGACCATACCTGCGCTGCCGGGTCACCATTGGAGGCCAACATGAGTAG